In a genomic window of Thiosocius teredinicola:
- a CDS encoding lipopolysaccharide biosynthesis protein, with protein sequence MTASDERLKTDTLSKGAKGGAVALVGQGAQLVIQFVGTVVLARLLSPDDFGIFAMLTVFLGIGQLIRDFGMPTAALQARSLSEQQASNVFWVTAALSTAVAVLLVLATPLIVALYDQPELSLIAPAMAGVLVVNGLQAQYKVRLARQMRFSTVTLIAVLAQLAGLGAGILSALLGAGYWALVIQATTMATATLVLSVAASRWLPMRPRRGHGSLPLLHTGVANGAASLLGYAADNADNLMIGMMWGAGALGQYNRAFQLFMSAVMSFFNPLTSVVVPTVNRAIAEGRSSQDILARSQTALCGPAIWLLMVTAATADYLIPLLLGDQWGQTIPLLQILAVGGAFKALSQTNYWAYLIEQQSKQLLLSNLVTKPMQIALIVVAAFHSVEAVAWAFSLGRAITWPINVIWLWKTAGQDPVRFAANGIRLVGSALIGFAVTAWLYYAVQFESPWLAVLAGATLSTLTFLVVAVLLPGGRREAVGAIGLVRMILSRKRG encoded by the coding sequence ATGACCGCGAGTGATGAACGCCTGAAGACAGACACGCTATCCAAGGGCGCCAAGGGCGGCGCGGTGGCGCTGGTCGGGCAAGGTGCCCAGTTGGTGATCCAGTTCGTCGGGACGGTGGTGCTCGCCCGCCTGCTCAGTCCGGACGACTTCGGTATCTTTGCCATGTTGACCGTGTTTTTGGGCATCGGGCAGCTAATCAGGGATTTCGGTATGCCTACCGCTGCACTGCAGGCCAGAAGCCTGTCGGAGCAGCAGGCATCGAATGTGTTCTGGGTGACCGCAGCGCTCAGCACGGCGGTCGCTGTGTTGCTGGTGCTGGCGACCCCGCTCATTGTTGCGTTGTACGACCAGCCGGAGCTGAGCCTGATCGCCCCGGCGATGGCGGGCGTGCTGGTTGTGAACGGCCTACAGGCACAATACAAAGTGCGCCTTGCCCGTCAGATGCGATTTTCGACGGTCACCCTGATTGCCGTGCTGGCGCAACTCGCTGGTCTCGGGGCGGGTATCCTGTCGGCCCTTCTCGGTGCCGGCTACTGGGCATTGGTGATTCAGGCGACGACTATGGCCACGGCGACCCTCGTGTTGTCGGTGGCGGCGTCGCGCTGGCTGCCGATGCGTCCACGACGGGGACATGGCTCTTTGCCCCTGCTGCACACCGGTGTTGCCAACGGTGCAGCCAGCTTGTTGGGCTACGCCGCTGATAACGCCGACAACCTGATGATCGGCATGATGTGGGGTGCGGGTGCATTGGGGCAATACAACCGTGCATTCCAATTGTTCATGTCTGCCGTGATGTCGTTTTTCAATCCGCTGACATCTGTGGTCGTGCCCACCGTGAACCGCGCCATCGCCGAAGGGCGCAGTTCGCAAGACATCCTCGCTCGTTCGCAAACGGCGTTGTGTGGCCCGGCGATCTGGTTGCTGATGGTCACCGCAGCGACGGCAGATTACCTGATCCCGCTTTTGTTGGGTGACCAGTGGGGGCAGACGATTCCACTGTTGCAGATTCTCGCCGTGGGCGGCGCGTTCAAGGCACTGAGCCAGACGAACTACTGGGCGTACTTGATCGAGCAGCAATCCAAACAGTTGTTGCTCAGCAATCTGGTGACCAAGCCCATGCAGATCGCGCTGATTGTCGTGGCTGCATTCCATTCCGTTGAAGCCGTCGCCTGGGCGTTTTCGTTGGGTCGTGCCATAACGTGGCCGATCAACGTCATCTGGTTGTGGAAGACGGCCGGGCAGGATCCCGTGCGCTTCGCAGCGAACGGCATACGGCTGGTGGGTTCAGCACTGATTGGGTTTGCCGTCACGGCATGGCTCTATTATGCCGTGCAGTTTGAATCGCCTTGGCTGGCGGTCTTGGCTGGTGCGACGCTGAGCACACTGACGTTCTTGGTGGTTGCAGTTCTGCTGCCTGGCGGACGACGCGAAGCAGTTGGTGCGATAGGGTTGGTTCGGATGATTTTGTCGAGAAAACGTGGATGA